CGGGCGGTTtcattatgttatttttttgggcattgtttatgttttctattttaccGTCCATTTGCGTTCGTGCGTCCGTTTTGTTGCTCACTTTGtagttccgttttttttcgcttgcaAATTGTTATTAACCCTTTCGTCATTTCTATGCACCTTATATCGTAATAGTTTCCGGTGGCAGAAGGCCTAGCTGATTAAGCTCGAGCCGAGCCCATTCGCGTCGTGACCATCGATCTCGAACGTTGGATGATCGTGCTTGTAGTGATGATGGAAGTGTTCGTGCTCCACCTCCTCCTTGATCACGACCGGCTTATGCACCTCCTTCTTCACGATCTTCTCCTCCTTGATCACCGTCGGTTTGTGATGGTGGTGCACCGTTTTCACTTCCGTGTGCACATGCTTCTGCTGCTTCACTTTGACCGGTACATGGATGATGATTTTCCGCCGTTTGCTGCCCGAACCCGAACGCGgtagggaaggaaaaaaaatcaacattaaagaaagggaaaaatagCACCCTATCGCACACCCTCCCCGTTGTTCGCATGGCAACGGCTTTGTTTCGAAGCAAtgtgggagttttttttctctcctatTTCGCGTTCGCGAAGTTTCCACACGGTAGGGTGGACCAGGTATTAGTTTTTCCTTACCCAGCAGCGGCAGATTCGACGAGCAGGAACAGAAGCGCAAATGCCGCAAGGATCTGTGCAGGTTGTGAACGTTTCGTACCGGATCACGCCGAATCGCAAGcgtatcaatcaatcaatcaaaacaTAAGTAAGTAGGTAAGAGtgagaaaggaaaacgaaaagtGAATAATTTTACCAGCACTAagtaaaggaaaacaaaagcaacaacaaatgcaGAATTGGGTCTAAGCAAAGGAAAGTGAAAACATGAGAAACGATCAATTTGATGTTTACCGAaagatcggttttttttgggggtgcCCAAttgaaggtgttttttttcttctctctaaCCGTAGAGCTCGTTAGTTCGTTTAGCTGTGGTGTAGCAGTtagtgtggttttttttctcggtaacgaattataaaataaattatcgtCATTACTTTGTGTACAGGAGTGTACACCGGCTTGGCTCATTAACCCTTCAAAGAAAACGAGCCATGAATGGACGGGGCACGTAGTCAACGTGCCAGATAAATGGCACTAATGGTGTTTCCCGACAACACATCCACCACGGTACCATTAATAATTTTGTCTCACAAACTTAGGCAAACGATTgatgaattttcatttcacaGCTTCTTCAGCGACCGTGTactttgtgttatttttttggttttttgagGATTGTAAATTATTCCACCCTACCGTTTGGCACCGGTAAAGGTGTAAACGTGTTTAAAGACGCTAAAAATGGTAACAATAATAAATGCCGGCAGTAATTAGATCGTGATATCGATACCTTTCTCGCTCGCACTAAATAAGGAAAGGGGTTCG
The Anopheles moucheti chromosome 2, idAnoMoucSN_F20_07, whole genome shotgun sequence genome window above contains:
- the LOC128298706 gene encoding uncharacterized protein LOC128298706, whose product is MRIRLVILAAFALLFLLVESAAAGKRRKIIIHVPVKVKQQKHVHTEVKTVHHHHKPTVIKEEKIVKKEVHKPVVIKEEVEHEHFHHHYKHDHPTFEIDGHDANGLGSSLIS